One genomic window of Haloarchaeobius salinus includes the following:
- a CDS encoding branched-chain amino acid ABC transporter permease: MSADATATRGLTGWLDPRRYGIRHQVGAVGLVLLAFAPYLVPTVWVRNLTIALFFAMFAMSWDVVSGYTGQISFGHAFFFAIGGYSSALLNLELGLPPVVTVPIAVVVTVVAGLLVGVPALRLRGPYFSLVTLVAPTILLNVFILFSGTFGGELGLDSPAPILSFDDLVVTLVANYYLAFALFVGILAVLLAVTRSDAGAVFTAIREDEDAVAASGLNPAKFKVFAFALSAAVGGLAGAVFVHTPVGNPNPSQLLALTVSIEVIIAAILGGMGTIVGAAVAGIFLRLFQLYLGTVEYVVPVLDTAVADVDLLLFSLVTLVLLFALPGGIVRWAVHGGGTALDNIRGRDAATDGGRDPPDRDVLDAVQERWREDVADLQARVGGGRR; this comes from the coding sequence ATGAGCGCCGACGCGACCGCTACCCGCGGACTGACCGGGTGGCTCGACCCGCGGCGCTACGGGATCCGCCACCAGGTCGGCGCGGTCGGCCTCGTGCTGCTCGCGTTCGCACCCTACCTCGTGCCGACGGTCTGGGTCCGGAACCTCACCATCGCACTGTTCTTCGCGATGTTCGCGATGAGCTGGGACGTGGTGTCGGGCTACACCGGGCAAATCAGCTTCGGGCACGCCTTCTTCTTCGCCATCGGGGGCTACTCGTCGGCGCTGCTCAACCTGGAACTCGGCCTGCCGCCGGTCGTGACGGTGCCCATCGCCGTCGTCGTCACCGTCGTCGCCGGCCTGCTCGTCGGCGTCCCCGCACTGCGACTGCGCGGGCCGTACTTCTCGCTGGTGACGTTGGTCGCGCCGACCATCCTGCTGAACGTCTTCATCCTGTTCAGCGGCACGTTCGGCGGCGAGCTCGGGCTGGACTCGCCGGCCCCCATCCTCAGCTTCGACGATCTCGTCGTCACGCTGGTGGCGAACTACTACCTCGCGTTCGCGCTGTTCGTCGGCATCCTCGCCGTGCTGCTCGCGGTGACCCGGTCCGACGCCGGCGCGGTGTTCACCGCAATCCGCGAGGACGAGGACGCCGTCGCCGCCTCCGGGCTCAACCCGGCGAAGTTCAAGGTGTTCGCGTTCGCGCTGAGCGCCGCCGTCGGCGGCCTCGCCGGCGCGGTGTTCGTCCACACGCCCGTCGGCAACCCGAACCCCTCGCAGCTGCTCGCGCTGACGGTGAGTATCGAGGTCATCATCGCCGCCATCCTCGGCGGGATGGGCACCATCGTCGGCGCGGCCGTCGCGGGCATCTTCCTGCGGCTGTTCCAGCTCTACCTCGGCACCGTCGAGTACGTCGTCCCCGTCCTCGACACTGCCGTCGCGGACGTGGACCTGCTGCTGTTCTCGCTGGTGACGCTCGTCCTGCTGTTCGCGCTGCCCGGCGGCATCGTCCGCTGGGCCGTCCACGGCGGCGGCACGGCGCTCGACAACATCAGGGGGCGCGACGCGGCGACCGACGGCGGGCGCGATCCGCCCGACCGCGACGTCCTCGATGCGGTGCAGGAACGCTGGCGCGAAGACGTCGCCGATCTCCAGGCCAGGGTCGGAGGTGGGCGCCGATGA
- a CDS encoding methylglyoxal synthase, translated as MTRIALIAHDDEKPEMLDFAATHRSYLDGIDIVTTGTTGTRIQEEVGIEVERKASGPMGGDLQIGAEVVDERLDGIVFLRDPLTAQPHEPDISALLRICDVHDTPLATTRSSAEFLLAGVARGDGVSLDG; from the coding sequence ATGACACGCATCGCGCTCATCGCACACGACGACGAGAAGCCGGAGATGCTCGACTTCGCCGCCACGCACCGCTCGTACCTCGACGGCATCGACATCGTGACGACCGGCACGACCGGCACCCGCATCCAGGAGGAGGTCGGCATCGAGGTCGAACGCAAGGCCTCCGGCCCGATGGGTGGCGACCTCCAGATCGGTGCCGAGGTCGTCGACGAACGCCTCGACGGCATCGTCTTCCTTCGCGACCCGCTCACGGCCCAGCCCCACGAGCCCGACATCTCCGCGCTGTTGCGCATCTGCGACGTCCACGACACGCCGCTTGCGACGACCCGGTCGAGCGCCGAGTTCCTGCTCGCGGGCGTGGCGAGGGGCGACGG
- a CDS encoding ABC transporter ATP-binding protein, with protein sequence MSTDADERPADWDAESGDDADSLDPDDGLLVIRNLTKRFGGLTAVDDLSLAVEEGEILGFIGPNGAGKSTTFNCVTGTYRPTSGTVWYRGEDVTGVATHEMVGRGLARTFQSFRPLHDRSVVDNVRLALTPDRLFSLSGLRGTTHQRAVEMCERVGLGDRLHQTPDELPHAGMLRLELARALATDPDLLLVDEPFAGLAGNEVAELSELFESLREEGITLVVVDHNMRGLLSLIDRAVVIQFGAKIAEGTPEEIRDDPTVQEAYLGGDTL encoded by the coding sequence ATGAGCACCGACGCCGACGAGCGGCCCGCGGACTGGGACGCCGAGTCGGGCGACGACGCGGACAGCCTCGACCCTGACGACGGCCTGCTCGTCATCCGGAACCTGACGAAACGGTTCGGCGGCCTGACCGCCGTCGACGACCTCTCCCTCGCGGTCGAGGAGGGCGAGATACTGGGCTTTATCGGCCCCAACGGTGCGGGGAAGTCGACGACGTTCAACTGCGTCACCGGCACGTATCGCCCGACTTCGGGGACCGTCTGGTACCGCGGCGAGGACGTGACCGGCGTCGCGACCCACGAGATGGTCGGCCGGGGACTGGCGCGGACCTTCCAGTCGTTCCGGCCGCTCCACGACCGCTCGGTCGTCGACAACGTGCGGCTCGCGCTGACGCCCGACCGGCTGTTCTCGCTGTCGGGACTGCGCGGGACGACCCACCAGCGGGCCGTCGAGATGTGCGAGCGCGTCGGCCTCGGCGACCGGTTACACCAGACCCCGGACGAGCTCCCTCACGCCGGGATGCTCCGGCTGGAGCTGGCCCGGGCGCTGGCGACCGACCCCGACCTGCTGCTCGTCGACGAGCCGTTCGCCGGGCTCGCCGGGAACGAGGTCGCGGAGCTGTCCGAACTGTTCGAGTCGCTCCGCGAGGAGGGCATCACGCTCGTCGTCGTCGACCACAACATGCGCGGGCTGCTCTCGCTCATCGACCGCGCCGTCGTCATCCAGTTCGGCGCGAAGATAGCGGAGGGGACGCCGGAGGAGATCCGCGACGACCCGACCGTGCAGGAGGCGTACCTCGGGGGTGACACGCTGTGA
- a CDS encoding branched-chain amino acid ABC transporter permease: MVDVATLAVNSVIISALYALVAIGFTLIFGVGGVLNLSHGATITLGAFAAYYASGGIVEAGVGGAVLAAIVVPALFSAVVYKGLIERIQDQPIMVMILTLVVAIAVEQVFLVAEGTQPKSIPSLLDGTVALGGSKFQTNLLVVFALSWLIIAALFYTINNTETGKAILATSMTTKGAALVGIESDRVNLYTWVVAGALAGVAGLFLGSFQTANFAMGRGPLMLSFAIVVIGGIGSVKGSLVGAYVIGTAEVLTGAVSTRLTGLVPLLLLILVLLVKPEGLFGRELAE, encoded by the coding sequence ATGGTCGACGTGGCTACACTGGCCGTGAACTCGGTCATCATCAGTGCGCTGTACGCGCTGGTCGCCATCGGGTTCACGCTCATCTTCGGCGTCGGCGGCGTCCTCAACCTCTCCCACGGTGCGACCATCACGCTCGGAGCCTTCGCAGCCTACTACGCCAGCGGCGGCATCGTCGAGGCGGGCGTCGGCGGGGCCGTCCTCGCCGCCATCGTCGTCCCGGCGCTGTTCAGCGCGGTCGTCTACAAGGGGCTCATCGAGCGCATCCAGGACCAGCCCATCATGGTGATGATACTGACGCTGGTCGTCGCCATCGCCGTCGAACAGGTGTTCCTCGTCGCCGAGGGCACACAGCCGAAGTCCATCCCGTCGCTGCTCGACGGGACGGTCGCACTCGGCGGGAGCAAGTTCCAGACGAACCTGCTGGTCGTGTTCGCGCTCTCGTGGCTCATCATCGCCGCGCTGTTCTACACCATCAACAACACCGAGACGGGCAAGGCCATCCTCGCGACGAGCATGACGACGAAGGGGGCCGCGCTGGTCGGCATCGAGAGCGACCGCGTCAACCTCTACACCTGGGTCGTCGCGGGCGCGCTCGCCGGGGTCGCCGGGCTGTTCCTCGGCTCGTTCCAGACCGCGAACTTCGCGATGGGCCGCGGGCCGCTGATGCTCTCCTTCGCCATCGTCGTCATCGGCGGCATCGGGAGCGTCAAGGGCAGCCTCGTCGGGGCGTACGTCATCGGCACGGCTGAGGTCCTGACCGGGGCGGTGAGCACACGGCTGACCGGGCTCGTCCCGCTCCTGTTGCTCATCCTCGTCCTGCTCGTCAAACCTGAAGGCCTGTTCGGGAGGGAGCTCGCCGAATGA
- a CDS encoding ABC transporter ATP-binding protein yields the protein MTTLAVEDLEVRYGQITALRDVDLTVSDDEMVAVVGPNGAGKSTLANTVSGFLPYSGRISYREADIAGLSTQELVQRGLIHCTESRDLFGYLSVEDNLTLGAYAKSDARAGLDAVYDLFPRLEERRNQPARTMSGGEQQMLAIGRALMGDPSLLVLDEPTLGLAPVVLDDISDGLDRIRDDGVSVLLCEQNVTFALQHADRVYLLENGQIQRDGDPDLLRDDEYVREVYLGT from the coding sequence GTGACGACGCTCGCCGTCGAGGACCTCGAAGTCCGGTACGGACAGATAACCGCGCTCCGCGACGTGGATCTCACCGTCAGCGACGACGAGATGGTCGCCGTCGTCGGCCCGAACGGAGCCGGGAAGTCCACACTCGCTAACACGGTCTCGGGCTTCCTGCCCTACTCGGGGCGCATCAGCTACCGGGAGGCGGACATCGCCGGGCTGTCGACCCAGGAGCTCGTGCAGCGTGGGCTCATCCACTGCACCGAGTCGCGCGACCTGTTCGGCTACCTCTCCGTCGAGGACAACCTCACGCTGGGAGCCTACGCGAAGTCCGACGCACGGGCGGGGCTCGACGCCGTCTACGACCTGTTCCCGCGCCTCGAGGAGCGCCGGAACCAGCCCGCCCGGACGATGAGCGGCGGCGAACAGCAGATGCTCGCCATCGGCCGCGCGCTGATGGGCGACCCGTCGCTGCTCGTGCTCGACGAGCCGACGCTCGGGCTCGCGCCGGTCGTCCTCGACGACATCAGCGACGGGCTCGACCGCATCCGCGACGACGGCGTCTCCGTGCTGCTCTGCGAGCAGAACGTCACGTTCGCGCTCCAGCACGCCGACCGCGTCTACCTGCTGGAGAACGGCCAGATTCAGCGCGACGGCGACCCGGATCTGCTCCGCGACGACGAGTACGTCCGCGAGGTGTACCTCGGGACCTGA
- a CDS encoding ABC transporter substrate-binding protein: MVNDGNQNTVRDSQGKETAGRGGTREAILRRRPLLKAAGAGTGLALSAGCLDSFAGGGGGGREELDGPLKIGVLAPEPANNPIGASIANGARLAAQQLTENGGVDGNDVEVVVKDTKEDPGTGKQKYQEFILDDEVHATTGIFTSEVLLNILDDIADQQKVHLTTGAATPEASARVNEDYDEYKYHFRTGPINAYHLGTNLVDFGEEMFDEMGWEQIAVLVEDYEWTRPVSRALDDQLGDTGVEVVMRERYASGTENFTPIYDEVESSGADAVLTAMAHTGTPAIVQWARQQRGFEFGGIHVPMQLPSYSAATEGACQFGITQNSATPTSEVTEKTVPFANAYQSEFGSYPVYTGYITFDAVKQYAQAVSTAGYVSSDEVVTALEDSSYRGTAGTIEYYASDHEYAHDVKYGQDTVWPLFQQWQDGSQEVIYPESLATADYASPPWI, encoded by the coding sequence ATGGTTAACGATGGTAACCAAAATACGGTCAGAGACTCACAGGGCAAAGAAACTGCGGGGCGGGGTGGGACTCGCGAGGCCATCCTCCGCCGCCGACCGCTGCTGAAGGCGGCCGGTGCCGGCACCGGACTGGCGCTGTCGGCGGGCTGTCTCGACAGCTTCGCCGGAGGCGGTGGCGGCGGACGGGAGGAGCTCGACGGCCCGCTGAAGATCGGCGTGCTCGCGCCCGAGCCGGCGAACAATCCCATCGGCGCGTCCATCGCGAACGGGGCACGCCTCGCGGCACAGCAGCTCACCGAGAACGGCGGGGTCGACGGCAACGACGTGGAGGTCGTCGTCAAGGACACGAAGGAGGACCCCGGCACTGGCAAGCAGAAGTACCAGGAGTTCATCCTCGACGACGAGGTCCACGCGACCACGGGCATCTTCACCAGCGAGGTGCTCCTGAACATCCTCGACGACATCGCCGACCAGCAGAAGGTCCACCTGACGACCGGCGCGGCGACGCCCGAGGCGAGCGCCCGGGTCAACGAGGACTACGACGAGTACAAGTACCACTTCCGGACCGGCCCCATCAACGCCTACCACCTCGGCACGAACCTCGTCGACTTCGGCGAGGAGATGTTCGACGAGATGGGCTGGGAGCAGATCGCGGTCCTCGTCGAGGACTACGAGTGGACCCGCCCCGTCTCGCGGGCGCTCGACGACCAGCTGGGCGACACCGGCGTCGAGGTCGTGATGCGCGAGCGCTACGCCAGCGGCACGGAGAACTTCACGCCAATCTACGACGAGGTCGAGTCGTCCGGGGCGGACGCGGTGCTGACGGCGATGGCCCACACCGGGACGCCCGCCATCGTCCAGTGGGCACGACAGCAGCGCGGCTTCGAGTTCGGCGGCATCCACGTGCCGATGCAGCTCCCCTCCTACTCGGCGGCGACCGAGGGGGCCTGCCAGTTCGGCATCACCCAGAACTCGGCGACGCCCACCTCGGAGGTGACCGAGAAGACGGTGCCGTTCGCGAACGCCTACCAGTCCGAGTTCGGGAGCTATCCCGTCTACACCGGCTACATCACGTTCGACGCGGTCAAGCAGTACGCACAGGCCGTCTCGACTGCTGGCTACGTCAGCTCCGACGAGGTCGTCACGGCGCTCGAGGACAGCTCCTACCGGGGCACGGCGGGCACCATCGAGTACTACGCCTCGGACCACGAGTACGCCCACGACGTGAAGTACGGGCAGGACACGGTCTGGCCGCTGTTCCAGCAGTGGCAGGACGGCAGCCAGGAGGTCATCTACCCCGAGAGCCTCGCCACCGCCGACTACGCCAGCCCACCCTGGATCTGA
- a CDS encoding murein hydrolase activator EnvC family protein produces the protein MTTDSVSHPVGEGRTRTDRWFEWINTWSFRLGLLGPVGLLGYLESAVPALAIMELFMLFWLFFLVPPALALVRYAVDGLLSRFGDGSDPADGTAVDGPGDWIESGYESSPLKALQILLVMVHPAIVVQGMFQIVGTVLAVVRHRGSPPSPATHESDVDYRLPFDGEWTTVNGSPDRWYSHSWFPIQQRYAYDFVVTDADGRSHDGSGGVESFYCFDEPMLAPADGTVVAAKDGHRDSPHTTGWLDPLQYRIFGNYVVVDHGDEYSVLAHLREGSVAVSPGDRVERGEPVGRCGHSGNSSEPHLHFQVQDHPRLYLGAGLPVQFDDVTTDHPDAGRTHYERGYVHSGQRVSYEPTTDPASAGEDDTESAAVAPED, from the coding sequence ATGACGACGGATTCGGTCTCCCACCCGGTCGGCGAGGGGCGAACCCGGACCGACCGGTGGTTCGAGTGGATCAACACGTGGAGCTTCCGCCTCGGACTGCTCGGTCCCGTCGGACTGCTGGGCTATCTGGAGTCCGCGGTCCCCGCGCTCGCGATCATGGAGCTGTTCATGCTGTTCTGGCTCTTCTTCCTCGTGCCGCCGGCACTCGCCCTCGTGCGCTACGCGGTCGACGGGCTCCTGTCGCGCTTCGGTGACGGGTCGGACCCGGCGGACGGTACGGCGGTCGACGGCCCGGGCGACTGGATCGAGTCGGGCTACGAGTCGAGCCCGCTCAAGGCGCTCCAGATCCTGCTGGTGATGGTGCACCCGGCCATCGTGGTCCAGGGCATGTTCCAGATCGTCGGGACGGTCCTCGCGGTCGTGCGCCACCGGGGTTCGCCGCCGTCGCCGGCCACGCACGAGAGCGACGTGGACTACCGCCTCCCCTTCGACGGGGAGTGGACGACCGTCAACGGGAGCCCCGACCGCTGGTACTCCCACTCGTGGTTCCCCATCCAGCAGCGGTACGCGTACGACTTCGTCGTCACCGACGCGGACGGCCGGAGCCACGACGGGAGCGGCGGCGTCGAGTCGTTCTACTGCTTCGACGAACCGATGCTCGCCCCCGCCGACGGGACGGTCGTCGCGGCGAAGGACGGCCACCGGGACAGCCCCCACACGACGGGCTGGCTCGACCCGCTCCAGTACCGCATCTTCGGGAACTACGTCGTCGTCGACCACGGCGACGAGTACAGCGTCCTGGCGCACCTGCGGGAGGGGAGCGTCGCCGTCTCGCCCGGGGACCGGGTCGAGCGCGGCGAGCCGGTGGGCCGCTGTGGACACTCGGGCAACTCCAGCGAGCCACACCTGCACTTCCAGGTACAGGACCACCCGAGGCTGTACCTCGGTGCGGGACTGCCGGTGCAGTTCGACGACGTGACGACCGACCACCCGGACGCCGGGCGGACGCACTACGAGCGCGGCTACGTCCACAGCGGCCAGCGGGTCAGCTACGAGCCGACGACGGACCCGGCATCGGCCGGCGAGGACGACACGGAATCGGCGGCCGTCGCGCCCGAGGACTGA
- a CDS encoding acyl-CoA dehydrogenase family protein, with protein sequence MSFQLSAEQRAIRDAVREFGDNEIRPVAREHDEAKQYPHDLVQQAAEYDLVAPTIDPEYGGAGMDLLESVLVTEELWRADPGIGSAIGSRGFGSTMIQEFGDDWMKEEWLPRVASGESATCSCISEPAHGSNVAGIETRAEKDGDGWVLNGNKMWITNGTVADVAVVMAKTDPGAGHRGITAFLVPTDLDGFETTKIDNKLGIRASDLAEIVLDDVCIPAENVIGEENRGFYQLMAFFADGRTNVAAQAIGTAQAALDAAVDYAGEREQGGQPIAEYQAIRHKISEMATNVEAARSLAYRAATHVESGDDDVAAKFASMAKLFASEHAVDVADEAIQVHGGAGYVTDHPVERFYRDARITKIYEGTSEIQKNIIADRLL encoded by the coding sequence ATGTCGTTCCAGCTGTCCGCCGAACAGCGGGCCATCCGCGACGCGGTCCGCGAGTTCGGCGACAACGAGATCAGACCGGTGGCCCGCGAGCACGACGAGGCGAAGCAGTACCCGCACGACCTCGTCCAGCAGGCCGCCGAGTACGACCTCGTCGCGCCGACCATCGACCCCGAGTACGGCGGCGCGGGGATGGACCTGCTAGAGAGCGTACTCGTCACCGAGGAGCTCTGGCGGGCCGACCCGGGCATCGGGAGCGCCATCGGCTCCCGCGGGTTCGGTTCGACGATGATACAGGAGTTCGGCGACGACTGGATGAAGGAGGAGTGGCTGCCCCGGGTCGCGAGCGGCGAGTCCGCGACCTGCTCCTGCATCTCCGAGCCGGCCCACGGCTCGAACGTCGCCGGCATCGAGACGCGCGCCGAGAAGGACGGCGACGGGTGGGTCCTGAACGGGAACAAGATGTGGATAACGAACGGGACGGTCGCCGACGTCGCCGTCGTCATGGCCAAGACCGACCCCGGTGCCGGCCACCGGGGCATCACCGCGTTCCTCGTCCCTACTGACCTCGACGGCTTCGAGACGACGAAGATCGACAACAAGCTCGGCATCCGCGCCTCCGACCTCGCCGAGATCGTCCTGGACGACGTATGCATCCCCGCGGAGAACGTCATCGGCGAGGAGAACCGGGGGTTCTACCAGCTCATGGCGTTCTTCGCGGACGGTCGGACGAACGTCGCCGCGCAGGCCATCGGGACGGCCCAGGCCGCCCTCGACGCCGCGGTCGACTACGCCGGCGAGCGCGAGCAGGGCGGCCAGCCCATCGCCGAGTACCAGGCCATCCGGCACAAGATCAGCGAGATGGCGACGAACGTCGAGGCCGCGCGGTCGCTGGCGTATCGGGCCGCCACCCACGTCGAGTCGGGCGACGACGACGTCGCCGCGAAGTTCGCCAGCATGGCGAAGCTGTTCGCCAGCGAGCACGCCGTCGACGTCGCCGACGAGGCGATCCAGGTCCACGGGGGCGCGGGCTACGTCACCGACCACCCCGTCGAGCGGTTCTACCGCGACGCCCGCATCACGAAGATCTACGAGGGCACCAGCGAGATCCAGAAGAACATCATCGCCGACCGGCTGCTCTGA
- a CDS encoding DUF7351 domain-containing protein yields the protein MTDGDGEPTADPREAFSLLAHDTRLDIVLASLSNWRGSRTEPQSYSELMAAVGLADSGKFNYHLQSLLGTYLRDVEGGYVPTASATALYRTALAMRPTASPDRTEVDVDSTCSDCGSELTGRYEHGFFTVHCPACEATPERFTITFPARGLDGRDGPALVEAVHRRTRHHVSLARSGQCPACAGTVSPSLLEDDIPGYGRLACDACSWLVVVPVLFALSLDFRVVAALTALDVPIDDLYMWEYPEPSVASDGDVYELELEEDGRTATVRLDEALDVLSVTVDGDPL from the coding sequence ATGACGGACGGCGATGGCGAACCGACCGCGGACCCACGCGAGGCGTTCTCCCTGCTCGCACACGACACCCGACTCGACATCGTCCTCGCGTCGCTGTCGAACTGGCGTGGCTCCCGGACCGAACCGCAGTCGTACTCCGAGCTGATGGCCGCCGTCGGGCTGGCGGACAGCGGGAAGTTCAACTACCACCTCCAGTCGCTCCTCGGGACCTACCTCCGCGACGTGGAGGGCGGCTACGTGCCGACCGCCAGCGCGACCGCGCTCTACCGGACCGCCCTGGCGATGCGCCCGACGGCGAGCCCCGACCGGACCGAGGTCGACGTGGACTCGACCTGTTCGGACTGCGGGAGCGAGCTGACCGGCCGGTACGAGCACGGCTTCTTCACCGTCCACTGTCCCGCTTGCGAGGCCACCCCCGAGCGGTTCACCATCACGTTCCCGGCCCGGGGACTCGACGGTCGCGACGGCCCGGCGCTGGTCGAGGCGGTCCACCGACGCACCCGCCACCACGTCTCGCTCGCCCGGAGCGGGCAGTGCCCGGCCTGCGCCGGGACGGTCAGCCCGAGTCTGCTGGAGGACGACATCCCGGGCTACGGACGTCTCGCCTGCGACGCCTGCTCGTGGCTCGTCGTCGTCCCGGTCCTGTTCGCGCTCAGCCTCGACTTCCGGGTCGTAGCCGCCCTGACCGCGCTCGACGTGCCCATCGACGACCTGTACATGTGGGAGTATCCCGAGCCGAGCGTCGCGAGCGACGGGGACGTGTACGAACTCGAGCTCGAGGAGGACGGCCGGACCGCGACGGTCAGGCTCGACGAGGCGCTCGACGTGCTGTCCGTGACGGTGGACGGTGACCCCCTGTAG
- a CDS encoding right-handed parallel beta-helix repeat-containing protein, with amino-acid sequence MGRDVTRRRVLGAGATIGMGSIAGCSGSDDPGTATETDGATTVETTAEPTEGTETTTEGQEPVADGSGLLPAAYVVTKEDDEIRAYNGQTLEVEFSGAAGSDDGRVLQATFDALADGHVEGGRVFIRRAEYTPDRQLDMTSSHTEVRSDFARLTFQDHPRDDGESQTDFAIESDDGSTEHVTLQGLVLDGNKDARTTRTRTADVRANVRHVTFRDCVVFGGKSVDGNGGYGIGEDNDADHVTIDNCIIRDSDRHGYHTSAPHLRIVDSTFLNNGLETGDVFDLAATDAVIANNHFENNGHGIKIDDSDRAGGNIVITGNVFVDNYLPDIASGQIEFADTTVDSVHISDNTFVLPDIDASETSAHILFDSDESLGSVRIRNNHFEGGGPNALTWFTETGRRLRTLVVEHNTFERIPNDVGLLASAERLLVRDNLFDCSGGGRLEIKECSTGVVSGNVSYDASLDVQADLVVERNYEF; translated from the coding sequence ATGGGCAGAGACGTCACGCGACGCCGGGTGCTCGGTGCGGGCGCGACCATCGGCATGGGGAGCATCGCGGGCTGCTCCGGCAGCGACGACCCGGGGACGGCGACCGAGACCGACGGGGCGACCACCGTGGAGACGACCGCAGAGCCGACCGAGGGGACGGAGACGACGACCGAGGGGCAGGAGCCGGTCGCCGACGGCTCCGGCCTGCTTCCGGCGGCCTACGTCGTCACGAAGGAGGACGACGAGATACGCGCCTACAACGGCCAGACGCTCGAAGTCGAGTTCAGCGGCGCGGCCGGCTCCGACGACGGCCGCGTCCTGCAGGCAACGTTCGACGCGCTGGCGGACGGCCACGTCGAGGGCGGCCGCGTGTTCATCCGCCGCGCGGAGTACACGCCGGACCGCCAGCTGGACATGACCAGCAGCCACACCGAGGTCCGTTCTGACTTCGCGCGGTTGACGTTCCAAGACCACCCCCGTGACGACGGCGAGTCCCAGACCGACTTCGCCATCGAATCCGATGACGGGTCGACAGAGCACGTCACACTCCAGGGGCTCGTCCTCGACGGCAACAAGGACGCACGGACGACACGGACCAGAACGGCCGACGTTCGGGCCAACGTCCGCCACGTGACGTTCCGCGACTGCGTCGTCTTCGGCGGGAAGAGCGTCGACGGCAACGGCGGCTACGGTATCGGCGAGGACAACGACGCCGACCACGTCACCATCGACAACTGCATAATTCGCGACAGCGACCGCCACGGCTACCACACCTCCGCGCCCCACCTCCGCATCGTCGACTCGACGTTCCTGAACAACGGGCTCGAGACGGGCGACGTGTTCGACCTCGCCGCCACGGACGCCGTCATCGCGAACAACCACTTCGAGAACAACGGGCACGGGATCAAGATAGACGACTCCGACAGGGCGGGCGGCAACATCGTCATCACGGGAAACGTGTTCGTGGACAACTACCTGCCCGACATCGCCTCCGGGCAGATCGAGTTCGCGGACACCACCGTCGACTCGGTCCACATCTCGGACAACACGTTCGTCCTCCCCGACATCGACGCCAGCGAGACGTCGGCGCACATCCTCTTCGACTCCGACGAGTCGCTCGGGAGCGTCCGCATCCGGAACAACCACTTCGAGGGCGGCGGGCCCAACGCGCTCACCTGGTTCACCGAGACCGGTCGTCGCCTCCGGACGCTCGTCGTCGAGCACAACACGTTCGAACGGATCCCGAACGACGTGGGCCTGCTCGCCAGCGCCGAACGCCTCCTCGTGCGCGACAACCTGTTCGACTGTTCTGGTGGTGGCCGACTCGAGATCAAGGAGTGCTCGACCGGCGTCGTCTCCGGCAACGTCAGCTACGACGCCAGTCTCGACGTGCAGGCTGACCTCGTCGTCGAGCGGAACTACGAGTTCTGA